Within the Spartinivicinus poritis genome, the region TTTTGTTCTACTAGCTTTGCGCAAGAGCCAATTCGGGTTTTAGATATAGGAGTAATGGGGCTTGCTTCACACGACTTGTTTCAATGGAACGGAAGAACGAAAACCAACGAAGAAAATGGTCGATTTGATTTAAGTACTATTTTTGATTATGGCAATGGTGAAAGAATCAGGCAGGGTGGTAATAGTAAAAACTCAAGTAATGCCGCTGTATTTACAGTTACTCAGAGTTTAGTGAGTTTTTACTATGGGCAAAAAACATCTTTGCTTATGTCCAGACGGTTTACTGAAGAGCAAGCTCACGAAATTGCCAGAAAAGCAACTGTTACCTTTTTTATTAGTATGGTAAAAGAGTCATACCAGCGGTTTAGTGGTAAATCACTGCCAGAAGTAGCAAATAGTGGCAGTGTTTCAGATGAAGAACAAGCCGTAATGCGAGCTTTGCATGATATTCTTCCTGGCAAAATTACAGTTAACCGGGGCCTTGCATCTCAAACGTTTGAGGTAACAGACTATAAAACGGCGATGACTTTCCTATCACCAACAGAGCTTAACCAAGAAGTGAAGTTTTTTGATGGGAAATATGATGTTGAATATTTAAATGTTACAGTGCCAGGACCACGTGGGCCAATAACAATTAATTTACAAGAAGCAGACCAGCAATTTGTAGAAGGGCAAACAGGCTTTAATTTTTCTATTATGCTGGGTGAACTGGGTCGGTATGGCAACCAAACCCGTCAAAGTACTCAAAGCTTGGTTGAGTTTACCAGCTTTGGTTATCATCTAGAAAACCTGTTTTCTAAAGGCTTATGTAAGCAGAATCCGGATGGTACTGAAAATAAATGGGTGGTGCCTGGAATAGCTTGTGAGTAATTAATTTTTATTGATCAGCAACGATTTATTTCAGTTGTAAAAAAATAATAAAAATATACACCAGCTATGAAGCATTTTTAGGTTTAAAATTATTCGCAAAGAGTGTGGATTAAAAAAGTGACTTTTGTTGTTAAGTCACTTTTTTGTCTCAGGCGCGCAAATATATCCTTTAATTTGCTTGGTCAGTTGCTCAATTTGTTCAAGATAATCGGAAGAAAGGTGCCAGGCGGCGTATATATGTCTGGTAATAACCGGGGCATTCTTAAATACCTTGATAGCGCCAGACTCAATATACTGGCTGACTAAGCTGACAGGTAAATAAACACAGCCTCCACTGGTCAATAAAAAGTCTAATGCAATTCGAGTGTTGTTGGTGTGGAGGATAGGGGGAGGCGGGTTAGTTAGCTGTTTACTAAGCTCGATACCAAAGCGTACTCCCCAGTCCATCATAACCCAACGGTCTATTTGGGGTTTACCATCTTGGTAGGCGATGTGGGTTCCTACTAATACAAGCTCTAAGCTTGTCAGCATTTCATACGACAGTTCATCAACTTTGGGTGGGTCTAGTATTATGGCCAGATCCAGAGACCTTTCTAATAGGCGCCTTGGAATTATCTCAGTACTCAAGCTTTCTGCACGGATAGCTAAACTAGGGGTACTACCAAACACCCGGTTAATGTTTTCATGTAAGAGAATATCCCACACATTGGGTGTAGCTCCAATAGCAATTTGTGCTTGCTGGGTTTCGTTGATAACTGCAACTTGTTTGGCTCTTTCCCAAGCAGTTAGCACAGCTTCAGCATGAGGCAATAGCCTCTCCCCACCAGGTGTGAGCTTTAAGTTGTGGCGATGACGACTGAATAAAGGTACGCCTAGGTGTACCTCTAACTGTCTTATTCTGGCGCTAACCGCAGACTGGGTTAAATAGAGGTTTTCCGCTGCTTTACCAAAGTGGCGAGTTTTCTGTACTTCAAGAAAGGTTCTGAGCAGCTCTGTATCCACAAATATTACTCCTGACGAGAAAAAAATTTCATTTTACAGAATTTCCATTAGTGATTAAAAAGTCAGTGTAGTGGGTATGTCTTACTTATGGGTAGTGTGACATGAAAGGGCAATATGATCTTACTGGTTTTTTTCGCAGCAATGCTGCGTGGTTTGACGATGTAAACTATTTCCATGGTTTTCACCGTTGTGGTGATTTCTCGGTTAGTGAGGCTGACTTTCTAAGCTATTATGGTCGAAGCCTGAATCAACTAAGTACAGGCATTAGAGAGCCTCAGACTGAGCAGGAGCAGGCGCTGCTAGATGTGCTCAATGGTCATAAACAGGCTGAGACGTTTTATGAGAAAACCTGGCTTAAGTATTTAAACAA harbors:
- a CDS encoding LysR family transcriptional regulator; the protein is MDTELLRTFLEVQKTRHFGKAAENLYLTQSAVSARIRQLEVHLGVPLFSRHRHNLKLTPGGERLLPHAEAVLTAWERAKQVAVINETQQAQIAIGATPNVWDILLHENINRVFGSTPSLAIRAESLSTEIIPRRLLERSLDLAIILDPPKVDELSYEMLTSLELVLVGTHIAYQDGKPQIDRWVMMDWGVRFGIELSKQLTNPPPPILHTNNTRIALDFLLTSGGCVYLPVSLVSQYIESGAIKVFKNAPVITRHIYAAWHLSSDYLEQIEQLTKQIKGYICAPETKK
- the maoP gene encoding DUF413 domain-containing protein → MKGQYDLTGFFRSNAAWFDDVNYFHGFHRCGDFSVSEADFLSYYGRSLNQLSTGIREPQTEQEQALLDVLNGHKQAETFYEKTWLKYLNKTRDIPIVSSVYYCDHSRSYYDSIEEYG